CAGATTACTGGATATTATAATGACCAAAATGAATCATATAATcaaaattcattttcttttttaaattattcatCTGAATCTTCTTCTCAATTATCTGATACTTCTTCAGATTCAAGTTCAACTAATCAATCTCATAATTTTGATAcgacaaaaaatatggaaattGATCCTGCCCATAAAGCTACTGatcataatttaatatatgaaaaagatataatgtgtaaagaaaaaattgaaatacTAAAATTGATACCCAAAATAAAAGacatatacatacaaaACTCAGCCAACCAACGTTCCCAATTTAGTGCCactaacaaatatatagaacCTCAAGAATATCAAAATGATTTATCCTTAGGCGACATCCCTCCTCAGCCTTAACCTTTTTACTTCTAAACCTTtactaataaatatgcataagaGAAACAAAACGACCCAATCAACTGCTTAACATACCATATGATCGTGGACTTATGTGATCATTCACCCCTTGTTCAATACTGCCATCATTCATTTTGCACGCTTTAGCAAGTGCATTGCCATGGTTTGCtaccttttttaaaaaatagtaaaactaaattataataattttttgttttatatctatattgtcttttatttttttttttaagtttgtTTCGGTACATACATTTTGTATACTCTTCAGTGCAACTGCACGTAcccaaaaaaattttttataaataactttgatttattcaaataataattgttatgaaaaatacaaaaaaaaaacgcgaaaaataaaaaaaatagtggACAAAATGGAAGTCTACCAACGCGCATTATCAAATAGGTGAAAcgcatatttaatttttcaatgGGCTCACAAAATGATACCcaaatgtatatacatattcaaATGCACATGTTATCTCGACCCTTTCGGATCTTcgtcttttttataattatttcttttttttctcattttGAGCATCATTGTCATTGTTAGGAGGTGAGTGAGCAGGAGTAGCTGGTGCAGCCGGTACAGTGGGGGCAGCTGGTGCAGGTGGAGCAGGCCCAATGGCTGCTTTCCCTTTGTTCGCTCCAAAATTTGGAGGAAAGGTAGCTGGACCGATGGTAGGACTAGCTAAAGTATTTGCTTgatcataataattcacATTTGATGAAGTGCCATATGGATTTTGTGACATATATTGTGGCCAAGTAGATGACATGGCTTGATTtggattataaaaataaggatTTGCATTATTCATTCCGTTGTAATAATTTGTAGGATTGCCAGCGGGTTGAGGTTTCATATCAAAGGCCCACTTAATTGTTAACGAAATTGAATAGTTGCCAAGTGGTTGATCTGACATAGCAACTCTAGCAAATTCTGCATTAACCCTATTAGTAAATTGTATAAaagctatatttttatttggaaTAAACCTTACATAATCtatatttccatatataacaaattcATCATATAAAGCTTTTTCAATAGCACTTActtcattaaaattattaatgtatatacttccaataaataaagttcgacaatcattattaaaatttccATTCCCACTCATATCTTCTTTAAaggtattatatttttctctaCCAAATATATCCATAGTACTTTCAAATTCAagttcatcattttctgtTGGTACTCTATGTCTATATAAGCAGTTATGACCATATGCACAACAACCACgagcaaaataaatacaaaaatatggtTTGTTTGCATACGATTTATCTGCTTTAGTATATCCAGAATCTTTAGATGgattacatttatatttagcTACAAACTTaggattattattattatttttatctgtTACATATTTACCAAaccatatattattattattactgtTTTGATTATCTTGTGCATGTTCtactttatttaattcttctTGTGTTACTTGTAACCTTGCTGGGCTTTTAAGTATTTCTTTTACTTTATCACTTGTTTTCATCAATTCTAAACTTCTATTTATAAGAGAAAGAAAagcataatttttcatatccCCTCCACCACCACTCGCTAaatctttattataatcataCATCCCATTATTTTCTACATTCCCaccataataataattgtaattataattatttactCCAACTGTATTCCCAATATTTGCATAaccatttatataattataattatacatattataataattattcataCCTATTggcatatacatattattaaaattattatattcaggatatgtatttatattattcgtcaagctattttttttgttttgcaaattttcttttgaaATGTTACTATTATATCCACTTCCTATATCAGTACCCATTGTTTgtacattatttatgttaccataatattgattataataatattgataattTCTATAGCTctctaaatttatattattattttcaaccATTGGTGTTGTATTACTTACTGTTTGATTTTTATCTTGaacatttgttttttcattttcattcgTGGCATTCTTTTCATCAGTTTTTAAACCAGCATCATTAGTATCATCATCACATGGTACTTCCTCTTTTACAGACTCGTccttattgttattttcttttgatTCTTCTTTAATTGGTATATTACATTTGGCTCGTTTTTTCGAACcctttttattactatctTCTTCAACCTTATTATCTTCtttactattttcattatttttttttcgtttccCTTGCCCATTTCGTTTTTTAGGACTTCCCTTATTGCTACTCTCATTTTGTTGTTCATCATGTTCACCatctttatcattttcatttgctTTATCGTCTATTTTGTTTGGACCTACCTCCTCTTTTCCAGTTTTTTCactatcattattatctttattttcttcccCCTTTTCAGGGTTTGAGCTATCTGTTTgtttttccttttcatcCTCCTTGTAATTGAAAAAACTTTTAAAGCCCATCTTTAGATAGCcattaaaaagttatagCTAGcatttatgaaataaaagtatGTATATtcacatgtatatataattaccAATCAGATGGTAAAAATTAAAcgaaataaagaaaaataataaggatAAATTAGTAAGCTATACATACAAAgctttaattaaaatatctcgtaatttttttttttcatttcttctTTGAACTCTTTCTTTCATTTTAGTAATAAGAAGAAACAAGCAAATTgtgaattaaaatttttttacttataattatgtacaaataaatatattttaacttttactaatttattattttttatattattttttttttaaacttaaTATTGTTTCTTATCCCTAAAATTGTATACCATTTTCagcttatatataatatattttttttttttatatacattgcAGTATTGCCAAAATAGCATATAAAACGGATtggaatttttattacattgtCTTTTGTATGGCCATcaattattcatttattttcatttcataatttttataatttcataaaagcataaacataaacataaagcaaaaaatggatccatatcatataaataaaaaacataaaaacataaaatataatttttttattttttatgtacagCATTTgctacaataaaaaaatcaaaaaaaatattatagaaTATTTCACCTTGATAAATAAGGGGTAAAACtatgcaaatataaatattatcaaattaaatatgtttaaaaaaattatataacttTTAGTATTCTGAAAAATTGGCATATTTCGTATTTACTTTATAACTAGCCaatgatatataattttttgttctatagtgttacataaaatatattacttaTGTATATAGTTCAACATATTATGAATCTGCAAACAGTTTGTTATTCCTTCTTTTCTACAATTAAGCAAAACAAAGGAGTTTCCTAACTATATAGACATAGAGAAGGAAGCATGTTTATTCTTCTAATTGACACAATTgtttacatttatatttatgttcaTATTCGAAACTTTCTATTAACATAAGAGTAATAGTAAAGAATTCCAAGGACCATTCCTGTCAAATGCGATGCGTGTCCTGCATTAACAATacaaaaaagttatataattaatcaTGAAAATCGtgagaaaaatatgtataactCACAATGCATTGacaaaatttattgatCACAAGCGTGTGCATGCACGACAAATATccaacaaaataaataagtaacATAGCTGACAGTAGCGAACTTAAAGATGgcacaaaaaatgaaataaatgaaaaatgatgGTGTCTATACCTATGTCATCATTCTTGTTTGATATAATGCTGTATAGCTCgtttaaaaagtaaaatgaCGAAAAAACAGcctataaaaatgaaaaaagataaagaaTAATGTGTGGGGACATATATCTATTCAGTCTTGTTGAACATTAAAGGTGTTGCTACTCACTAATGGTAAGCCTAGGACCccatacaaatatattttatggttGGGATgaataaatgtatatgtaGCTAATATGGAACTTATACTTCCACTAGCACCCAAAACATAAACATTGTTATAACCATAGTTTGAATTCTtttgatataatatttgtatataagaTGAAATAATCCCACTGACtatatatgttaaaaaaaagttttttgaatttattaaaGCTTCTAAAGAACGTccaatataaaataaagatattgtatttaataaaaaagattgTATAGTATTGTGGCTTATTATGTTTGTTActaatgtatataattgtttttctCTCAAGCTTTTTAAACTACaacaaaaatgtttatacataaattcTGATGTTAATAATGGAGCAGAATGAGATCTTATTGGGGTTGGgctaaaataattataagacATTTGTCTAGGCTTAGCATTCatccataaaaaataaacaaaaaaatgtaaaaatattaaactATAAGTAACTGgtgatttattataatgatgTATTAACAATGCTTTAAAATATGGTATGTTCTTTattccatatttataatatactggaatattatttaaaaataatttccctttaatttttgtagCATTTATCAATTTCTTGAaaactttattattattacttataaataaattaaaaaaattggtaggaaaaattaaattgttCTTATAATTGCTATGATTTATTTGACttattctatatttataaaaatcgattttttctttacacatatttttataattttcttcaaattttataattatattttttattttcttttgaatattattattctgtAATCTtcctttatttaattttaataaataattttttatttcaaaattttgaaaattagATAATAAAGACTCACATTTTCGTTTCTGTTCGTTCAAAATGCTTTTGTCAGAATATTTCGAAAATCGACGCACCGAATAGTTTCCAGCATATCTACCCAAAGAATTCATTGATGGGTTACCTGGCATATAAATAGTGGAAGCATTTCGTTCCGTATTAAtgctattatttaaaaaaagagcGTTGTCTCgtaattcttttttatcatatttatatgatttcTCTTTCGACTTgctagaaaatatattacttttATGCACATATGCATGCgcattttttgttactATCTTTCTCTTCCCCACGAATATCATCCCGGTAGTCCTTTGCATATGCATAGAGAGATACTTGGGAAAGGATATGTTGTAGTTTAGGCATGAAATTTATTCGTGTGTATAATCCAAGTGATGACAAATAGACAaatttgcaaaaaaaaaaaatgctttAAGAAAGtctattataaaaattatatcttaaaaaaatatattcttttataatttatatacgaTTTAGTAGTATAGCTACAATAtgttaacatttttttgtctttgttttttgtttcattgTTAAAGGacattttttgcatataaCAATAAAGCATAGTACCTTATTTCTTATGTTCCAtcgtaaaaaatattactgAAAGGCTTCTCATTTAGTTTGCATGTATAtgtcatatatttatgacaattatataatattatactgTGCTTAGTTAAATTGCTTCATCACTACTCATTGGATTTTATGAGCTGGGAAAATAATACACgtagctatttttttttaaaaaataatactttattaaataatatcatttttttgtttcttcCTTTGctctatattattatttatttgcttATCGGCtttctaaaaaattatgcataaaattGGCTCAACTGATATACGAAAAATACTTATACCATTTCCACTGCATAAGAAATATTACGACAACCTTTTCAATCTGAAAATAACTGCCAAactaaaatatgcatatacataagaaaaaaaaaataataataaataaatatttcaaatcaTATAATACAACAAACGACATGTgcttattcatttttggCGCTTCCCCTCTGTTTAACATATACGCTTGCATaacatt
This genomic interval from Plasmodium chabaudi chabaudi strain AS genome assembly, chromosome: 11 contains the following:
- a CDS encoding pre-mRNA-splicing factor CWC2, putative, with protein sequence MGFKSFFNYKEDEKEKQTDSSNPEKGEENKDNNDSEKTGKEEVGPNKIDDKANENDKDGEHDEQQNESSNKGSPKKRNGQGKRKKNNENSKEDNKVEEDSNKKGSKKRAKCNIPIKEESKENNNKDESVKEEVPCDDDTNDAGLKTDEKNATNENEKTNVQDKNQTVSNTTPMVENNNINLESYRNYQYYYNQYYGNINNVQTMGTDIGSGYNSNISKENLQNKKNSLTNNINTYPEYNNFNNMYMPIGMNNYYNMYNYNYINGYANIGNTVGVNNYNYNYYYGGNVENNGMYDYNKDLASGGGGDMKNYAFLSLINRSLELMKTSDKVKEILKSPARLQVTQEELNKVEHAQDNQNSNNNNIWFGKYVTDKNNNNNPKFVAKYKCNPSKDSGYTKADKSYANKPYFCIYFARGCCAYGHNCLYRHRVPTENDELEFESTMDIFGREKYNTFKEDMSGNGNFNNDCRTLFIGSIYINNFNEVSAIEKALYDEFVIYGNIDYVRFIPNKNIAFIQFTNRVNAEFARVAMSDQPLGNYSISLTIKWAFDMKPQPAGNPTNYYNGMNNANPYFYNPNQAMSSTWPQYMSQNPYGTSSNVNYYDQANTLASPTIGPATFPPNFGANKGKAAIGPAPPAPAAPTVPAAPATPAHSPPNNDNDAQNEKKKK
- a CDS encoding rhomboid protease ROM9, putative; its protein translation is MHMQRTTGMIFVGKRKIVTKNAHAYVHKSNIFSSKSKEKSYKYDKKELRDNALFLNNSINTERNASTIYMPGNPSMNSLGRYAGNYSVRRFSKYSDKSILNEQKRKCESLLSNFQNFEIKNYLLKLNKGRLQNNNIQKKIKNIIIKFEENYKNMCKEKIDFYKYRISQINHSNYKNNLIFPTNFFNLFISNNNKVFKKLINATKIKGKLFLNNIPVYYKYGIKNIPYFKALLIHHYNKSPVTYSLIFLHFFVYFLWMNAKPRQMSYNYFSPTPIRSHSAPLLTSEFMYKHFCCSLKSLREKQLYTLVTNIISHNTIQSFLLNTISLFYIGRSLEALINSKNFFLTYIVSGIISSYIQILYQKNSNYGYNNVYVLGASGSISSILATYTFIHPNHKIYLYGVLGLPLAVFSSFYFLNELYSIISNKNDDIGHASHLTGMVLGILYYYSYVNRKFRI